In Funiculus sociatus GB2-C1, the following proteins share a genomic window:
- a CDS encoding PPC domain-containing DNA-binding protein, with amino-acid sequence MKVFAIRLKPNQDLKRSLKEFTVQQDIKAGFILTAIGSLKQATIRFANQNDSTVLNDKFEILALNGTLATTGIHLHIAISDKQGKTIGGHLDNGCIIYTTAEIVIGESENFTFLRTLDEQTGYQELEILPNTSKSS; translated from the coding sequence ATGAAAGTATTTGCTATCCGACTAAAACCAAATCAAGACCTAAAAAGAAGTTTAAAAGAATTTACTGTCCAGCAAGATATAAAAGCTGGGTTTATTTTAACTGCAATTGGTAGCCTTAAACAAGCAACGATTCGCTTTGCCAATCAAAATGATAGTACAGTTTTAAATGATAAATTTGAAATCCTTGCCCTGAATGGCACCCTAGCAACTACTGGCATTCATCTGCATATTGCCATCTCCGATAAACAAGGAAAAACCATCGGCGGACATCTTGATAACGGTTGCATTATTTACACAACCGCTGAAATAGTTATAGGCGAAAGTGAAAATTTTACCTTCTTAAGAACACTTGACGAGCAGACAGGCTATCAAGAACTAGAAATCCTCCCAAATACCTCCAAATCTTCTTGA
- a CDS encoding RsmB/NOP family class I SAM-dependent RNA methyltransferase, whose protein sequence is MENASKLLLKLSRRLFDDTSEQEKFVEALIHPKSFPPCILWCKEEPETLPFVVETPTSWQPSFVNRLALREKPGKHPLHEQGYYYCLDFSSVFAASTLLTIGSPVNLIFDMCAAPGGKSVFAWQALQPNLLICNEVIGKRLGMLISNLKRCNIQSSAVINKDSDILKTTFDRTSNLVIVDAPCTGQSLLAKGEKVPGCFHPIAINKCANRQKRIVANSAQIVAPQGYLAYMTCTYSPEENEQVCKWVLQKFPQFQAIEVSDLSAFQSHITTMPCYRMLPQDGLGAGAFTALFKNTEEGEAKQIDLDVLPIIARF, encoded by the coding sequence ATGGAAAACGCTTCTAAACTACTGCTTAAACTCAGTCGGCGTTTGTTCGATGATACTTCCGAACAAGAAAAATTTGTAGAGGCATTAATTCATCCTAAATCTTTCCCTCCTTGCATCCTTTGGTGTAAAGAAGAACCTGAAACTTTGCCCTTTGTTGTCGAAACGCCTACTTCTTGGCAACCAAGCTTTGTTAACCGCTTAGCTTTGAGAGAAAAACCCGGTAAACATCCACTGCACGAACAAGGATATTATTACTGTCTCGACTTTTCCTCGGTTTTTGCAGCTTCCACTCTCTTAACCATTGGGTCGCCAGTAAATTTAATTTTTGATATGTGCGCTGCACCAGGTGGCAAAAGTGTCTTTGCGTGGCAAGCTTTGCAACCAAACTTACTGATTTGTAATGAAGTCATAGGTAAACGGCTGGGGATGCTCATTTCCAATTTGAAGCGGTGTAATATTCAATCTTCTGCGGTTATTAACAAAGACTCAGATATCTTAAAAACCACATTTGACCGCACCAGCAACCTTGTGATTGTTGATGCTCCTTGTACTGGACAATCTTTACTTGCCAAAGGTGAAAAAGTACCTGGATGCTTTCACCCAATTGCTATAAATAAATGTGCTAATAGGCAAAAGAGAATTGTAGCCAATTCTGCCCAAATTGTAGCGCCTCAAGGATATCTTGCTTATATGACTTGTACTTACTCACCTGAAGAAAATGAGCAGGTTTGTAAATGGGTTTTACAAAAATTTCCTCAATTTCAAGCGATAGAAGTTTCGGATTTATCAGCCTTTCAATCTCATATTACTACTATGCCTTGTTATCGGATGTTGCCTCAAGATGGTTTGGGTGCTGGCGCGTTTACTGCCTTATTTAAGAATACGGAAGAAGGTGAGGCGAAGCAGATAGATTTAGATGTTTTACCTATAATTGCTCGCTTCTAG
- a CDS encoding dynamin family protein, producing MTDLPPQCQNLKEQVEKILQLLHQEPSLRSQDVTPVQTSLGKAISPKFEIVFAGAFSAGKSMLINALLERELLYSAEGHATGTECKIEYAEPDKERVVLTFLSEAEIREQAGALLQGLELPPAANINQPDFINQLYQQCQGIIRQEGGKDKSERAKQANALMLLLEGFVANRERINTVNNATYSMEQFNFSNLKEAAGYARRGSNSAVLKRIEYYCYHPLLQDGNVIIDTPGIDAPVEKDAQLTYAKIEHPDTSAVVCVLKPASAGDMTKEETELLEKMRSNSGIRDRVFFAFNRIDETWYNSQLRQRLDELISAQFRDTSRVYKTSGLLGFYGSQIKQTSGRDRFGLDSVFAESVKGLDGREETPQFVTSFNNYCANSGKLPSNKFRISVNSYETPNENYVRILAEQGTPVIQQLIQDSGIEEFRAAITEYLTKEKRPQLFKSLADDLEDVCISLKKYYQSTLQGLDSQPREIEAMKAQELQRLNQELQQVGEEFLEHITEELKQIVTGKCDAFEADFRQLQSRMVRRLDELLDTFSVADAYRRAIGSHRRNSTAPLIAVLVEALYYLANQLEDILVESSEQVVTSLFKRLTERIRKSEYYRQLYRLLGNDGGIEQQLKALETQVSNVLKAAASDECNRYVRESARFYDEGTFSIYQFRQTLLQTSQSYGCESMVEAEPAIRQLLKLDFEPKVKATISRDFPATVNQALNTHLDRMATQQRSEILQQYTQARAYLERTLEQEAEEKIANNRRLQSAIEQKVADYNSAVTGINSCLQAMGLYDHQLPVVGQVDVIPIVSDLEDSHVSAIANGVVHSEA from the coding sequence GTGACAGATTTGCCGCCTCAATGTCAAAATCTGAAGGAACAGGTTGAGAAGATACTACAATTGTTGCATCAGGAGCCGTCGCTGCGATCGCAAGATGTTACACCTGTGCAGACATCTCTCGGTAAAGCTATTTCTCCGAAGTTTGAAATTGTGTTTGCGGGTGCTTTTAGTGCGGGTAAATCCATGCTAATTAATGCCCTGCTGGAACGAGAATTGCTTTACAGTGCAGAGGGACACGCTACAGGTACGGAATGTAAAATTGAGTACGCCGAACCAGATAAAGAACGAGTGGTGCTGACGTTTCTCTCGGAGGCGGAGATTCGAGAACAGGCGGGCGCTTTGTTACAAGGGTTGGAATTACCTCCTGCTGCTAATATTAATCAACCTGATTTTATTAACCAACTGTATCAGCAATGTCAGGGAATTATTAGGCAGGAGGGTGGTAAAGATAAGTCTGAACGGGCAAAACAGGCGAATGCGTTGATGTTGTTGCTGGAGGGATTTGTCGCTAATCGCGAGCGCATCAACACTGTTAATAATGCTACATATTCAATGGAGCAGTTTAACTTTTCTAATCTCAAGGAAGCTGCTGGTTATGCTCGTCGTGGCAGCAATAGCGCGGTTTTGAAGCGGATTGAGTATTACTGTTATCATCCTCTGTTGCAGGATGGCAATGTGATTATTGATACGCCGGGAATTGATGCGCCAGTGGAGAAAGACGCACAACTTACCTACGCTAAGATTGAACACCCGGATACTTCAGCGGTGGTGTGCGTTCTCAAACCCGCGTCTGCTGGGGACATGACTAAGGAAGAAACGGAACTGCTGGAGAAAATGCGCTCAAATTCAGGGATACGCGATCGCGTATTTTTTGCCTTCAACCGCATTGATGAAACTTGGTACAATAGCCAGTTAAGGCAACGTTTAGACGAGCTGATTAGCGCTCAGTTTCGGGATACTAGCAGAGTTTACAAAACTAGCGGTTTACTAGGATTTTACGGCAGTCAGATTAAACAGACAAGCGGACGTGATCGCTTTGGTTTAGATTCTGTCTTTGCTGAGAGTGTCAAAGGCTTGGACGGACGAGAAGAAACGCCACAGTTTGTTACATCCTTTAACAACTACTGCGCTAATTCAGGTAAACTACCCTCTAACAAATTTCGGATTTCTGTTAATAGCTACGAAACGCCAAATGAAAATTATGTGCGTATTCTCGCTGAACAAGGAACACCCGTAATTCAGCAGCTAATTCAAGATAGTGGTATTGAAGAATTTCGTGCTGCTATTACAGAGTATCTTACCAAAGAGAAACGTCCTCAACTGTTTAAAAGTTTGGCTGACGATCTCGAAGACGTTTGCATCAGCTTAAAGAAATATTATCAGTCCACGCTGCAAGGATTAGATAGTCAGCCTCGCGAAATTGAGGCGATGAAAGCGCAAGAATTACAACGGCTAAATCAGGAACTACAGCAAGTTGGCGAAGAATTTCTCGAACATATCACAGAAGAACTAAAGCAGATTGTCACAGGCAAATGCGATGCTTTCGAGGCAGATTTTCGCCAGTTGCAATCTCGGATGGTTCGTCGTTTAGATGAGTTGCTAGATACTTTCTCGGTTGCAGATGCTTATCGTCGCGCCATCGGGAGTCATCGCCGCAATTCTACTGCACCTTTGATTGCTGTTTTAGTCGAGGCACTTTATTACCTTGCTAATCAACTTGAAGATATCTTGGTAGAGTCTTCTGAACAAGTAGTTACCAGTTTGTTTAAACGCCTCACTGAACGAATCCGCAAGTCTGAATATTACCGTCAACTCTATCGTTTATTAGGTAATGATGGCGGAATTGAGCAACAATTGAAAGCTTTAGAGACACAGGTATCGAACGTTCTCAAAGCTGCGGCGAGTGACGAGTGTAATCGCTATGTACGGGAAAGTGCGCGATTTTACGATGAAGGCACGTTTTCAATTTATCAATTTCGTCAGACATTATTGCAAACTTCTCAAAGTTACGGTTGTGAAAGTATGGTGGAAGCAGAACCAGCAATTCGTCAGCTATTGAAGTTAGACTTTGAGCCAAAAGTTAAAGCTACAATCAGTCGCGATTTTCCTGCAACTGTCAATCAAGCACTTAATACCCATTTGGATCGAATGGCAACCCAGCAACGTAGTGAAATTTTGCAGCAATATACTCAGGCTCGTGCTTATTTAGAGCGAACTTTAGAACAAGAAGCTGAGGAAAAGATTGCTAATAATCGCCGTTTGCAAAGTGCAATTGAGCAAAAAGTAGCAGATTATAATTCAGCCGTGACTGGGATTAATAGTTGTTTGCAGGCGATGGGTTTGTACGATCATCAGTTACCTGTAGTTGGTCAAGTTGATGTTATTCCAATTGTTTCTGATTTAGAGGATTCCCATGTTAGTGCGATTGCTAATGGGGTTGTTCATTCAGAAGCATAG
- a CDS encoding HNH endonuclease — protein MTKTPRIRIPPQVRKYVFERDRYQCQSCGKTTLETNLTIDHIIPLARGGSNDISNLHTLCLTCNQRKTDNLDPRFRRYFDL, from the coding sequence ATGACTAAAACGCCCAGAATTCGCATCCCCCCACAAGTGAGGAAGTATGTGTTTGAACGCGATCGCTATCAATGTCAAAGCTGCGGCAAAACTACGCTAGAAACCAATCTGACCATCGATCACATCATACCCTTGGCGCGGGGCGGTTCTAACGATATCAGCAATCTACACACCCTCTGTCTTACCTGCAACCAGCGCAAAACAGACAATTTAGATCCTCGGTTCCGACGTTATTTCGATCTCTAA
- a CDS encoding small RNA NsiR4-regulated ssr1528 family protein has protein sequence MTETTGADAIDVAIAKGIDFDGSPIPTAKLELYQKVMGLEAGRQRSGVSNTMRSRIVRIGAKHISQDELNQMLLDADFAPLKDKEVAFYYGGK, from the coding sequence ATGACTGAAACTACAGGCGCTGATGCTATTGATGTAGCGATCGCTAAAGGAATTGACTTTGACGGTTCCCCGATTCCCACAGCCAAACTTGAATTATATCAAAAAGTGATGGGTTTGGAAGCTGGTCGTCAGCGCAGCGGCGTATCTAATACCATGCGTTCCAGAATTGTTCGCATTGGTGCTAAGCATATTTCCCAAGATGAACTCAATCAAATGCTTTTAGATGCCGACTTTGCACCGCTGAAAGACAAAGAAGTTGCCTTTTACTACGGCGGAAAATAG
- a CDS encoding KGK domain-containing protein, translated as MENWIDLRDFNEDDVFSFPELFKVGKVRKAVNEASHNSSVAQALSYSLSSKGVSINKINNLHPQNILLDKGINCEILRIGAKGWKKGRLRLKLQVSVEFCPDEPDAEETPEISQPESPLDELRKMINQEN; from the coding sequence ATGGAAAACTGGATAGACTTGAGGGATTTCAACGAGGATGATGTTTTTTCATTTCCTGAACTATTCAAAGTCGGTAAAGTCAGGAAAGCAGTGAATGAAGCCTCCCATAACAGCTCAGTAGCACAGGCACTAAGTTATTCATTATCATCTAAGGGAGTATCGATAAATAAGATTAATAACCTTCATCCTCAAAATATATTGCTTGACAAAGGTATAAATTGTGAAATACTCAGAATAGGTGCTAAAGGCTGGAAAAAAGGAAGACTTAGACTCAAACTCCAAGTTAGTGTAGAGTTTTGTCCTGATGAACCTGACGCTGAAGAAACACCAGAAATCAGCCAACCAGAATCGCCGCTTGACGAGCTTCGTAAAATGATTAACCAAGAAAATTAG